A part of Fimbriiglobus ruber genomic DNA contains:
- the hflK gene encoding protease modulator HflK has translation MPRYVYVLLAALAAYLATGVTQVGPDERAVVRRFGRVVARPGPGLWVGLPWEIDRVDRVQVRTVRQLEVGYSLDAIEDMPSTPPGRLLTGDQNLVDVRLVLEYAIDDRDGELENYLAHRDQTDAVLTREVEAAAGEWVGGREVDEVLLTGRAALALWVMDRVPARIDAQRLGVVVQRVSVDHLAAPPEVRDAFEAVNQAQTAIRTRENQAEQEASQRLREAEAVKFRLEQQATAYRTERLAYARADAESFLKRLEQYRRLEPSNPDLLTALWWDEMGRTLLGMKDRGRVDLLDQYIGPNGLDVTQFLPPKKKQ, from the coding sequence ATGCCGCGATACGTTTACGTCCTGCTCGCCGCACTCGCCGCGTACCTCGCCACGGGCGTCACCCAGGTCGGCCCGGACGAGCGGGCGGTCGTCCGGCGGTTCGGTCGGGTCGTCGCGCGGCCGGGGCCGGGACTGTGGGTCGGCCTACCGTGGGAGATCGACCGCGTCGACCGGGTCCAGGTCCGCACCGTCCGCCAGCTTGAAGTCGGCTACTCGCTCGACGCGATCGAAGACATGCCGAGTACCCCGCCCGGGCGGTTGCTCACCGGCGACCAGAACCTCGTCGACGTCCGCCTGGTGCTGGAATATGCGATCGACGACCGCGACGGCGAACTCGAAAACTATCTCGCGCACCGCGACCAGACGGACGCCGTCCTCACGCGCGAGGTCGAAGCGGCGGCCGGCGAATGGGTCGGCGGCCGCGAAGTGGATGAGGTGTTGCTCACCGGCCGGGCGGCCCTCGCCCTTTGGGTCATGGACCGGGTGCCGGCCCGGATCGACGCCCAGCGGTTGGGCGTGGTCGTGCAGCGGGTGAGCGTCGACCACCTCGCCGCCCCGCCGGAAGTGCGGGACGCGTTTGAAGCGGTGAATCAGGCCCAGACCGCGATCCGCACCCGCGAGAACCAGGCGGAACAGGAAGCCAGCCAGCGGCTGCGGGAGGCCGAGGCCGTGAAGTTCCGGCTGGAGCAGCAGGCGACCGCGTACCGGACGGAGCGACTCGCATACGCCCGGGCCGACGCCGAATCCTTTCTCAAGCGGCTCGAACAATACCGCCGGCTCGAACCCTCGAACCCCGACCTGCTGACAGCCCTGTGGTGGGACGAGATGGGCCGAACGCTCCTGGGCATGAAGGACCGCGGCCGCGTCGACCTGCTCGACCAGTACATCGGCCCGAACGGGCTGGACGTCACCCAGTTCCTGCCGCCGAAGAAAAAACAGTGA
- a CDS encoding efflux RND transporter periplasmic adaptor subunit encodes MHRATRAVGVLCLLVACGCGKSQAPIAPPEPPLVVAENPVERTLDSFTEFTGYMRSVELQEVRAQVTGYLKTIYFADGDIVTEGQKLYEIDPEPYQAAFDNAKATVEKAQADEKNADAQRVVARADFDRAEAVMKKGGSALSQEEYDKRKATWESAVASCGAAKATIGAAEAALHKARFDLTNCVIKSDVKGVGRISRTLLTKGNLVKTGDTVLCRITSLDPIYAYVDVDELTSLACRAKIFDKKELPDPRDKSSRLKCWFGQKDENGFPHAGVVDYIGPEITRGTGTREVRGVFPNPPPYRYGPGESVRVKIETGVPQKYLTVPELAVGSQQQQKFVYVIDKNEKGEESATFLPVRVGPVRDVGGVRLQVIETTSGDGARQLSPADRVVVNGLLRVRPGVPVTVKLQSPTVPAKTEVAAK; translated from the coding sequence ATGCACCGTGCCACACGGGCCGTCGGAGTTCTGTGCCTACTCGTCGCGTGCGGGTGCGGCAAATCGCAAGCGCCGATCGCTCCCCCCGAACCGCCGCTCGTCGTCGCCGAAAATCCGGTCGAGCGGACCCTCGATTCGTTCACCGAATTCACGGGCTACATGCGGTCCGTCGAATTACAGGAGGTGCGGGCGCAGGTGACGGGGTACCTCAAGACGATCTACTTCGCGGACGGGGACATCGTCACCGAAGGGCAAAAGCTGTACGAGATCGACCCCGAGCCGTACCAGGCCGCGTTCGACAACGCCAAGGCGACCGTCGAGAAAGCCCAGGCGGACGAGAAGAACGCCGATGCGCAGCGGGTGGTCGCCCGGGCCGACTTCGACCGGGCCGAGGCGGTCATGAAGAAGGGCGGGTCGGCGCTTAGCCAGGAAGAATACGACAAGCGGAAGGCCACCTGGGAGTCCGCCGTCGCCAGTTGCGGCGCCGCCAAGGCGACGATCGGGGCGGCCGAGGCGGCCCTGCACAAGGCCAGGTTCGACCTGACGAACTGCGTCATCAAGTCCGACGTCAAGGGCGTCGGCCGGATCAGCCGGACCCTACTCACCAAGGGGAACCTGGTGAAAACCGGCGACACGGTCCTTTGCCGGATTACCTCCCTGGACCCAATTTACGCATACGTGGACGTGGACGAACTGACGTCCCTCGCGTGCCGGGCGAAGATCTTCGACAAAAAGGAACTGCCCGACCCGCGGGATAAGTCGAGCCGGCTCAAGTGCTGGTTCGGTCAGAAGGACGAGAACGGCTTCCCGCACGCCGGAGTGGTCGATTACATCGGCCCCGAGATCACCCGGGGGACCGGAACCCGTGAGGTCCGCGGTGTCTTCCCGAACCCGCCGCCCTACCGGTACGGCCCCGGCGAATCGGTTCGGGTGAAGATCGAGACCGGGGTGCCGCAGAAGTACCTGACCGTGCCCGAACTCGCCGTCGGTAGCCAGCAACAGCAGAAGTTCGTCTACGTCATCGACAAGAACGAGAAGGGCGAAGAGTCGGCCACGTTTCTCCCGGTACGCGTGGGGCCGGTCCGCGACGTCGGCGGGGTCCGGCTCCAGGTGATCGAGACCACGAGCGGCGACGGCGCCCGCCAGTTGTCGCCCGCGGACCGGGTAGTGGTCAATGGGCTGCTCCGCGTCCGCCCGGGCGTCCCCGTGACGGTGAAGCTCCAGTCTCCGACGGTGCCGGCCAAAACCGAAGTCGCCGCCAAGTAA
- a CDS encoding efflux RND transporter permease subunit — protein sequence MFAVFFIRRPVFAAVIALSTVLAGVLSLTALPIAQYPDVVPPQVVVTASYPGANATVVSETVASPIEEQVNGVEDMLYMESQCTNDGSMRLTITFKTGTDPDKAQVLVQNRVAIATPKLPDTVRTIGVTTKKQSTAILLAVSLFSPNDPKTGKPKQDQLKVSNYARLQVKDDLARIDGVGDVATLGEREYSMRVWLDPNKMADVNLTAAEVASAIRAQNQQVAAGQIGQQPSTTGQSFQLVINTQGRLPDAAAFGEIVVKAGDGSDGEQLIHIKDVGRVELGARSYDSTATTDGRPAVTLPIFQLPGANAFRTATLVREKMKALRAQPGWPDGIEYAIVFDPTTFVQASVEAVVQTLFEAIVLVAIVVLVFLQNWRAALIPMLAVPVALIGSLAAMLVLGYSINNLTLFGMVLAIGIVVDDAIVVVEAVEVHIARGLAPVAATERAMGEVAGAVIGVSLVLTAVFLPSAVLPGLTGQFFRQFAVTVAVATILSAINSLTLTPALCPLLLRPHGAGGEHHEGEAKGRPAVRKDALPALGIALLIGYLVADLIGGHVAGLVPAGWPKWAGTATVVLVAAIPGYFLAKPINLALGWFFVGFNWAFERATGAYGWAVGKLIRISVVVLLVYVGLLALTGVGFGKVPGGFIPQQDQGYLVINAQLPDGASLPRTEAVMKKVTDMCLGELQPDGTRVGGIEGIQHIIAFPGYSVFASANISNAGGAYVSFTPFEQRKGRHADAILADLNRKLATIAEGQVTAFGAPPILGLGNAGGFKLQIQDRNNYGPGVLEGMTWNLIGQVAKDAETHPGIVGSFSTYRSGAPQLFVSVDRERCQKMGVSVQSVNDTLQIYLGSLYVNDVTLESRNWQVNVQADAQFRDQEEDIGKLKVRAPSGMVPIAGLIDIKRIDGPTKVNRYQMIPAADVNGFTIPAFISSAQALDKMETLAKRELPPGMTYEWTDMAYQQKLASNTRVEIPGVFAFNGDTTILVFGLSILAAFLVLSALYESWLLPLAVVLIVPMCLFSALIGLLIVSLDLNIFTQIGLVVLVGLASKNAILIVEFAKQKREAGEPRFDAAVDAARQRLRPILMTSFAFILGVLPLVVAEGAGAEMRRALGTAVFSGMIGVTVFGIFFTPVFYVVLQRFRDRGGESPPPAEKSGEVSANGHNGVLVPPVMQDGNKVPAG from the coding sequence ATGTTTGCCGTCTTTTTCATTCGCCGGCCGGTGTTCGCCGCGGTCATCGCCCTGTCGACCGTCCTCGCCGGGGTACTCTCGCTGACCGCCCTGCCGATCGCGCAATACCCGGACGTCGTGCCGCCCCAGGTGGTGGTGACGGCGTCGTACCCCGGGGCGAACGCCACGGTCGTGTCCGAGACCGTGGCCTCGCCGATCGAGGAGCAGGTCAACGGCGTCGAAGACATGCTGTACATGGAGTCGCAGTGTACCAACGACGGGTCGATGCGATTGACCATCACGTTCAAGACCGGGACCGACCCGGACAAGGCCCAGGTTCTCGTCCAAAACCGGGTAGCGATCGCGACGCCGAAACTGCCGGACACCGTGCGGACCATCGGCGTCACCACCAAGAAGCAGTCGACCGCGATCCTTCTCGCCGTCTCGCTCTTCTCCCCAAACGACCCGAAGACCGGCAAGCCCAAACAAGACCAACTCAAGGTCAGTAACTACGCCCGCCTGCAGGTGAAGGACGACCTCGCGCGGATCGACGGCGTCGGCGACGTGGCGACCCTGGGCGAGCGCGAGTATTCGATGCGGGTGTGGCTCGACCCGAACAAGATGGCGGACGTGAACCTGACGGCCGCCGAGGTCGCGTCCGCGATCCGGGCTCAGAACCAACAGGTGGCCGCCGGACAGATCGGGCAGCAGCCGTCGACCACAGGGCAGTCGTTCCAGCTCGTCATCAACACCCAGGGCCGGCTGCCGGACGCGGCCGCGTTCGGGGAGATCGTCGTCAAGGCCGGCGACGGGAGCGACGGCGAACAACTCATCCACATCAAGGATGTGGGACGGGTCGAACTCGGCGCCCGGAGTTACGACTCGACGGCCACCACGGACGGACGGCCCGCGGTCACGCTGCCGATCTTCCAGTTGCCCGGGGCGAACGCGTTCCGCACGGCTACCCTCGTCCGCGAGAAGATGAAGGCCCTCCGCGCTCAGCCGGGCTGGCCGGACGGCATCGAGTACGCGATCGTCTTCGACCCAACGACGTTCGTCCAGGCCTCGGTCGAGGCGGTCGTCCAGACACTGTTCGAGGCCATCGTCCTGGTCGCGATCGTGGTCCTCGTCTTCCTGCAGAACTGGCGCGCGGCGCTGATCCCGATGCTGGCCGTGCCGGTCGCCCTGATCGGCTCGCTGGCGGCGATGCTCGTCCTCGGCTATTCGATCAACAACCTCACGCTGTTCGGCATGGTGCTGGCCATCGGGATCGTCGTGGACGATGCGATCGTCGTCGTCGAGGCGGTCGAGGTCCACATTGCGCGGGGGCTCGCCCCCGTGGCGGCGACCGAGCGGGCGATGGGCGAGGTGGCCGGGGCGGTGATCGGGGTCTCCCTCGTCCTGACGGCCGTGTTCCTCCCGTCGGCCGTTCTCCCGGGCCTCACCGGGCAGTTCTTCCGACAGTTCGCGGTCACGGTCGCCGTCGCCACGATCTTGTCCGCCATCAACTCGCTGACCCTGACGCCCGCCCTCTGCCCGCTCCTCCTGCGGCCACACGGTGCGGGCGGCGAACACCACGAGGGGGAAGCCAAGGGCCGACCCGCTGTTCGCAAGGACGCGCTGCCGGCGCTGGGTATCGCCCTGCTTATCGGCTACCTGGTCGCCGACCTGATCGGGGGGCATGTCGCGGGCCTGGTCCCGGCCGGTTGGCCGAAGTGGGCCGGGACGGCGACCGTCGTGCTGGTCGCAGCCATCCCGGGCTACTTCCTGGCCAAGCCGATCAATCTCGCCCTCGGGTGGTTCTTCGTCGGGTTCAACTGGGCGTTCGAGCGGGCGACCGGGGCTTACGGGTGGGCGGTCGGCAAGCTGATTCGCATCTCCGTGGTCGTCCTGCTCGTCTACGTCGGCCTGCTCGCGCTGACGGGCGTCGGGTTCGGCAAGGTGCCGGGCGGGTTCATTCCCCAGCAGGACCAGGGCTATCTCGTCATCAACGCCCAACTCCCGGACGGGGCCTCACTCCCCCGGACGGAAGCGGTGATGAAAAAGGTGACGGACATGTGCCTGGGTGAACTCCAACCGGACGGCACCCGGGTCGGCGGGATCGAGGGCATTCAGCACATCATCGCCTTCCCTGGTTATTCAGTGTTCGCCAGCGCGAACATCTCGAACGCCGGGGGAGCCTACGTCTCGTTCACCCCGTTCGAGCAACGGAAGGGGCGGCACGCCGACGCGATCCTGGCCGACCTCAACCGCAAGCTCGCGACCATCGCAGAAGGTCAAGTGACGGCGTTCGGTGCCCCACCGATCCTGGGACTCGGAAACGCAGGCGGCTTCAAACTCCAGATCCAGGACCGGAACAACTACGGCCCCGGTGTGCTGGAGGGGATGACCTGGAACCTGATCGGGCAGGTGGCCAAGGACGCCGAAACGCACCCCGGCATCGTCGGCTCGTTCAGCACGTACCGGTCCGGCGCCCCGCAGCTGTTCGTCTCCGTGGACCGCGAGCGGTGCCAGAAGATGGGCGTGTCCGTCCAGTCGGTCAACGACACGCTGCAGATTTACCTCGGTTCGCTGTACGTGAACGACGTGACGCTGGAGAGCCGGAACTGGCAGGTGAACGTCCAGGCGGACGCCCAGTTCCGCGACCAGGAAGAGGACATTGGTAAACTCAAGGTCCGGGCGCCGAGCGGGATGGTTCCGATCGCCGGCCTGATCGACATCAAGCGGATCGACGGGCCGACCAAGGTGAACCGGTATCAGATGATCCCGGCGGCCGACGTCAACGGCTTCACCATCCCGGCGTTCATCAGCTCCGCACAGGCGCTCGACAAGATGGAGACGCTGGCCAAGCGGGAACTGCCGCCGGGGATGACCTACGAATGGACCGACATGGCGTACCAGCAGAAACTGGCGTCAAACACGCGGGTCGAGATCCCCGGCGTGTTCGCCTTCAACGGCGACACCACCATCCTCGTCTTCGGGCTGAGCATCCTGGCCGCGTTCCTGGTGCTGTCCGCCCTGTACGAAAGCTGGCTCTTGCCGCTGGCGGTCGTGTTGATCGTGCCAATGTGTCTCTTCTCGGCCCTCATCGGCTTACTCATCGTGAGCCTGGACCTGAACATCTTCACCCAGATCGGGTTGGTAGTGCTGGTCGGGTTGGCGAGCAAGAACGCGATCCTGATCGTCGAGTTCGCCAAGCAGAAGCGTGAGGCCGGCGAGCCGCGGTTCGACGCCGCCGTCGACGCCGCCCGGCAGCGGTTGCGGCCGATCCTGATGACATCGTTCGCGTTCATCCTCGGCGTCCTCCCGCTGGTCGTGGCGGAGGGGGCCGGGGCCGAAATGCGGCGGGCGCTCGGGACGGCGGTGTTCTCTGGGATGATCGGCGTGACCGTGTTCGGGATCTTCTTCACCCCCGTCTTCTACGTCGTCCTTCAGCGGTTCCGCGACCGCGGCGGCGAGAGTCCGCCGCCCGCCGAGAAAAGCGGTGAAGTGTCTGCGAACGGGCACAATGGGGTGTTGGTGCCGCCGGTCATGCAAGACGGTAACAAGGTGCCGGCGGGGTGA
- a CDS encoding REP-associated tyrosine transposase produces the protein MERYRFHSDGALFYVTFSVVDWLPIFVSEAACKIVTDSLNFCHHQKGLRINAYVIMPTHLHAILFHADFQAEPLEQVVTDFRKFTGHKLADFCAQHMPASFHTVLSERAGSDRERRLWQPTRHPVQIETDTFWQVKLDYLHQNPVRKGLVREAEHWRFSSASYWASGGETDNDVLLSEIVW, from the coding sequence ATGGAACGCTATCGCTTCCATTCCGACGGGGCTCTTTTCTACGTCACCTTCAGTGTGGTGGACTGGCTGCCGATCTTTGTCTCGGAAGCCGCCTGCAAGATCGTCACGGACAGCCTCAACTTCTGCCATCACCAGAAGGGCTTGCGTATCAATGCCTACGTGATCATGCCGACGCACCTCCACGCCATCCTCTTCCACGCGGATTTTCAGGCCGAGCCGCTTGAACAAGTCGTGACAGACTTTCGAAAGTTCACCGGCCACAAGCTGGCCGATTTTTGTGCCCAACACATGCCGGCCAGTTTCCACACTGTGCTGTCGGAACGTGCCGGGAGTGACCGCGAACGGCGTCTGTGGCAGCCGACCCGCCACCCGGTGCAGATCGAGACGGACACGTTCTGGCAAGTAAAGCTCGACTATCTGCACCAAAACCCCGTCCGCAAGGGCCTCGTGAGAGAAGCCGAGCACTGGCGCTTCTCGTCGGCGAGTTACTGGGCGTCGGGTGGGGAAACGGACAATGACGTTCTCCTCAGCGAGATCGTGTGGTGA
- a CDS encoding type II toxin-antitoxin system Phd/YefM family antitoxin codes for MNTVTLEEAQAQLPELLDRLQPGEEITITAQGQPIAQVKKAERTSWPSKAGSYKKPGFWMAPDFDAPLDDFKEYME; via the coding sequence ATGAATACCGTTACTCTCGAAGAGGCCCAAGCGCAACTGCCTGAACTCCTCGACCGACTCCAACCTGGTGAAGAGATCACCATCACCGCTCAGGGTCAGCCCATTGCCCAAGTGAAGAAGGCCGAGCGAACTTCGTGGCCGAGCAAGGCAGGGAGTTACAAGAAGCCGGGCTTCTGGATGGCCCCGGACTTTGACGCCCCGCTCGATGATTTCAAGGAGTACATGGAGTGA
- a CDS encoding PilZ domain-containing protein: MNFDTFVPWLPYAAIAGGVAIAVFILFKRRERGKTPLVQLAVPEGAEDPEDTTDPNYSNRRSALRREGKPVPIRITSPSLRSGRDGGYVLDRSTGGVRIAMSLAMAPGSTMQIRANNAPDSIPWVSVIVRNCRNAGQHFEIGCEFEKTPPWNVLLLFG, from the coding sequence GTGAACTTCGACACATTCGTTCCCTGGCTACCGTATGCCGCGATCGCGGGGGGCGTCGCGATCGCCGTTTTCATCCTTTTTAAACGGCGCGAAAGAGGAAAGACCCCGCTCGTCCAACTGGCCGTGCCGGAAGGGGCAGAAGACCCGGAAGATACGACCGACCCGAATTACTCCAACCGGCGGTCGGCTCTTCGTCGCGAGGGCAAGCCCGTCCCGATCCGGATCACGTCGCCGTCCCTGCGAAGCGGCCGAGACGGGGGTTACGTCCTCGATCGGTCCACGGGCGGCGTGCGGATCGCGATGAGCCTGGCGATGGCACCCGGCAGCACCATGCAAATCCGCGCGAACAACGCACCGGACAGCATCCCGTGGGTTTCGGTGATCGTCCGGAACTGTCGGAACGCCGGCCAGCACTTCGAGATCGGGTGTGAATTCGAGAAGACGCCGCCGTGGAACGTACTCCTGCTGTTCGGATGA
- the hpnE gene encoding hydroxysqualene dehydroxylase HpnE has protein sequence MLDCPSVLIVGGGLAGLAAAVSLAPRGFRVTVLEARGRLGGRAGSFVDPASGQFVDACQHASMGCCTNLAHFFDTVGVGHFLEPQPILYFMTPDGRVSRFAADPWPAPFHLGRALASAHYLTEGEKVRIGYGLLALLREPPDADPPLHDWLLRHHQTPRTIDRFWGVVLTSALNETPDRVGLKYARKVFRDGFLRHRDGFVVHVPTVPLGRLYGDELRGWLAARGVTVREGVGVKRLAEESQTGISRPAISHALLRDGSTVRADHYVLAVPFDRVIDLLPAGLAADPYFSAPQGLAASPITSVHLWYDRPVMSLPHAVLIDCFGHWAFNRGETAPGEHYVQVVTSATRAFRGLGQDEVLRRTVEELGRLFPPARTAVVRRTKVVTEHAATFSAIPGVDRFRPEQASPIPNLVLAGDWTRTGWPATMEGAVRSGYLAAEVVLARVGRPERLVQLDLGARP, from the coding sequence ATGCTTGATTGCCCGTCAGTCCTGATCGTCGGCGGCGGCCTCGCCGGGTTGGCCGCGGCGGTCTCGCTCGCGCCGCGCGGGTTCCGGGTGACGGTTCTGGAAGCGCGCGGGCGGCTCGGCGGGCGGGCCGGGTCGTTCGTCGATCCCGCGAGCGGCCAGTTCGTCGACGCATGTCAACACGCGAGCATGGGCTGTTGCACGAACCTCGCACACTTCTTCGACACGGTCGGCGTCGGCCACTTTCTGGAACCCCAGCCGATCCTCTATTTCATGACCCCGGACGGTCGGGTGAGCCGGTTCGCGGCCGACCCCTGGCCCGCGCCGTTCCACCTCGGCCGGGCTCTCGCGTCCGCCCACTACCTCACCGAGGGGGAAAAGGTCCGCATCGGCTACGGGTTGCTCGCCCTCCTTCGCGAACCGCCCGACGCCGACCCGCCGCTGCACGACTGGCTCCTCCGCCACCACCAGACGCCGCGGACCATCGACCGATTCTGGGGCGTGGTTCTCACCAGCGCGCTCAACGAGACGCCCGACCGCGTCGGTCTGAAATACGCGCGAAAGGTCTTCCGCGACGGCTTCCTCCGCCACCGCGACGGGTTCGTCGTCCATGTACCAACGGTCCCGCTCGGGCGGTTGTACGGCGACGAATTGCGCGGGTGGCTTGCGGCACGGGGCGTCACCGTCCGCGAAGGCGTCGGGGTCAAGCGGTTGGCGGAAGAGTCACAGACCGGCATAAGCCGGCCTGCGATTTCTCACGCCCTGCTTCGCGACGGGTCGACGGTTCGGGCCGACCACTACGTCCTGGCCGTTCCGTTCGACCGGGTGATTGACTTGCTGCCCGCTGGCCTCGCCGCTGACCCGTACTTTTCGGCGCCCCAAGGGCTGGCGGCTTCGCCCATCACCAGTGTTCACCTCTGGTACGACCGGCCGGTCATGTCGCTCCCGCACGCGGTCTTGATCGATTGCTTCGGGCACTGGGCTTTTAACCGCGGGGAGACGGCGCCCGGGGAACACTACGTCCAGGTCGTAACGAGCGCGACGCGAGCGTTTCGCGGACTCGGGCAGGACGAAGTGCTGCGAAGAACCGTCGAGGAACTCGGCCGCCTCTTCCCGCCGGCCAGGACTGCCGTCGTCCGCCGGACGAAGGTCGTGACCGAACACGCGGCGACGTTTAGTGCCATACCGGGCGTCGACCGATTCCGACCCGAACAGGCTTCCCCGATTCCGAACCTCGTGCTCGCCGGGGATTGGACCCGAACCGGGTGGCCGGCGACGATGGAGGGGGCGGTCCGGAGCGGCTACCTCGCGGCCGAGGTCGTCCTCGCCCGCGTCGGTCGCCCCGAACGCCTCGTGCAACTCGACCTGGGAGCGCGACCGTGA
- a CDS encoding phytoene/squalene synthase family protein — translation MHRRDHRPRPGRQTAAPGRPTGPRIHPVTGGIFSFFSPTPGRPTAIDVATDGSFVEPQPGSVVGLLPPESSLSSHRYCRRVTRRSRSSFPLAFHVLPRPKRDAMTALYAFMRVTDDLADGPGEPAAKRAALAAWRDRLTAALDGRYTHRVHAVLDQVVRTYDIPARHLYDVLNGVETDLDPVSFATFDDLYPYCYRVASAVGLACLPVWGLRDPAAWPVARKYAEAVGIAFQLTNILRDLGEDRAAGRVYLPADELTRFGCPPGTWCEPTSREAFRAMMRFQVARAAGYYDRGAALGPLLSPEGRAIFGVMFGVYRQLLREIEARDYDVFTTRVRVGRLAKLRLMMTAWPRKWEWIT, via the coding sequence GTGCATCGTCGAGATCACCGACCCCGCCCCGGCCGGCAAACCGCCGCTCCTGGTCGGCCAACCGGTCCGCGTATCCATCCCGTGACCGGCGGCATTTTTTCCTTTTTTTCCCCCACCCCGGGCCGTCCGACGGCTATAGATGTCGCCACAGACGGATCGTTTGTCGAACCACAGCCGGGGTCAGTCGTGGGTCTTCTGCCCCCGGAGTCGAGTCTTTCGTCCCACCGTTACTGCCGGCGCGTCACCCGTCGCTCGCGAAGTTCATTCCCGCTCGCTTTTCACGTGCTGCCCCGCCCCAAGCGGGACGCGATGACCGCGCTGTACGCGTTCATGCGCGTGACCGACGACCTGGCGGACGGACCGGGCGAACCGGCTGCCAAGCGGGCCGCGCTGGCCGCGTGGCGGGACCGGCTGACGGCCGCCCTCGACGGCCGCTACACCCACCGCGTCCACGCCGTTTTGGACCAGGTCGTTCGGACCTACGACATCCCCGCCCGTCACCTTTACGACGTACTCAACGGGGTCGAGACCGATCTCGATCCGGTATCGTTCGCGACCTTCGACGACTTATACCCGTACTGCTACCGCGTGGCGTCCGCGGTCGGGCTGGCGTGCCTTCCGGTGTGGGGGCTCCGCGACCCGGCCGCGTGGCCCGTCGCCCGAAAGTACGCCGAGGCGGTCGGGATCGCGTTCCAGTTAACGAACATCCTCCGCGACCTGGGCGAAGACCGGGCCGCGGGCCGCGTCTACCTACCCGCCGACGAATTGACCCGATTCGGCTGTCCGCCTGGCACGTGGTGCGAGCCGACGAGCCGGGAGGCGTTCCGCGCGATGATGCGCTTCCAGGTCGCGCGGGCCGCCGGCTATTACGACCGCGGCGCCGCGCTCGGCCCGCTGTTGTCGCCCGAAGGGCGGGCGATCTTCGGCGTGATGTTCGGCGTCTACCGGCAACTTCTGCGCGAGATCGAAGCCCGAGACTACGACGTCTTCACCACCCGCGTGCGGGTCGGGCGGCTCGCGAAACTGCGCCTCATGATGACGGCGTGGCCGCGGAAATGGGAATGGATTACGTGA
- a CDS encoding HlyD family secretion protein has product MTATNRTRALPWVIGVSLLAFTAIGANKLLHPADAPGGPGAPPRPPVPATEGGVVLLGTVDSVPGPIRFGPPGVMMLATVKQVLVKEGDEVKENSALVQFDDAVYQAKLKQARAGLEQATQGLKKAETDGKEYPIKVARQKDALKLAQDRLEFGEKSLGIATEKFDRALPKTNPRTGVDFTPTEREQELTRQREEDPDLRQLKGMLLSLRTSVEDEQNKVKELDLISPEVGVRVAKAKVEEMAAQISEAQAAVDACLIRVPANLGGVIEQVFAAPGMTFGPSSREPVLVLVPHGKRIVRAEVEAEFAFKVTDKVGKKVVVYDANNFALTYDGVVTRIPGAYLPKRSSFDAFVPSTSKVIECIVEITDPAPAGKPPLLVGQPVRVSIP; this is encoded by the coding sequence ATGACCGCAACGAACCGGACGCGCGCCCTCCCCTGGGTCATCGGGGTGTCCCTGCTCGCGTTCACCGCGATCGGGGCGAACAAACTGCTCCACCCCGCCGACGCGCCGGGCGGCCCGGGCGCGCCCCCGCGCCCCCCCGTCCCGGCCACCGAGGGCGGCGTGGTCCTGCTCGGCACCGTCGACTCGGTCCCGGGGCCGATCCGGTTCGGCCCGCCCGGCGTCATGATGCTGGCCACCGTAAAGCAGGTGTTGGTGAAGGAGGGGGACGAGGTCAAGGAAAACAGCGCGCTCGTGCAGTTCGACGACGCGGTCTACCAGGCCAAACTCAAGCAGGCCCGGGCCGGGCTCGAACAGGCCACACAAGGGTTGAAGAAAGCCGAAACCGACGGCAAAGAGTACCCGATCAAGGTGGCTCGGCAAAAAGACGCCCTGAAGCTGGCCCAAGACCGACTCGAGTTCGGCGAGAAATCGCTCGGGATCGCGACGGAAAAATTCGATCGCGCGCTCCCGAAAACGAACCCCAGGACCGGGGTCGATTTCACCCCAACGGAACGGGAGCAAGAACTGACCCGCCAGCGGGAGGAAGATCCCGACCTCCGTCAACTGAAGGGAATGTTGTTGTCCCTCCGCACGAGCGTCGAGGACGAACAGAATAAAGTCAAGGAACTCGACCTGATCTCGCCCGAAGTCGGCGTCCGGGTCGCGAAGGCCAAGGTCGAGGAGATGGCGGCCCAGATCAGCGAAGCTCAGGCGGCCGTCGACGCCTGCCTGATCCGGGTGCCGGCCAACCTCGGCGGTGTGATCGAACAGGTCTTCGCCGCCCCGGGGATGACGTTCGGGCCGTCGTCCCGCGAGCCGGTGTTGGTACTCGTCCCGCACGGCAAACGGATCGTCCGGGCCGAGGTGGAAGCCGAGTTCGCGTTCAAGGTGACGGACAAGGTCGGCAAGAAGGTCGTCGTGTACGACGCGAACAACTTTGCCCTGACGTACGACGGCGTGGTGACCCGGATTCCGGGCGCGTACCTGCCCAAGCGTTCGTCCTTCGACGCGTTCGTCCCAAGTACGTCCAAGGTGATCGAGTGCATCGTCGAGATCACCGACCCCGCCCCGGCCGGCAAACCGCCGCTCCTGGTCGGCCAACCGGTCCGCGTATCCATCCCGTGA